From one Desulfurobacterium thermolithotrophum DSM 11699 genomic stretch:
- a CDS encoding TonB-dependent receptor plug domain-containing protein, whose amino-acid sequence MRKRLLVLSLLLISGASAEEIPEVQVTATRVEVPVEHVGDDVDIITQEEIKKYGFTSIADVLKYVAGVHISSNGGFGQTTSVYMLGLPTKYILVMIDGVPVNDPSSIDSQANFVYIDLNNVERIEVLKGAQGALYGSEAIAGVINIITKKPDKNELKLNFEGGKYKTFKENLYSALKLKDGYLSLSFENFKTNGFSATNDKSPNYESDSDKYSYRSGWISYGWNLTDTVKITGNFKLKEGTVEYDSSWTPDAYTTYNNYFAGVKIDKIFSDNFMITTKLSNNKEVRNYGRDIIGITRYVSIQPIYYLLDNLFLTGGINYKQEITNTSGAPNLHTKSAFFEIHTDYLGVHNTFAIRRDFHSQFGAKTTYKVSSAYDFKETGTTLKGQYGTGFKAPNISQLYGYGGNPDLRPEISEGWILGIKQGINFQKLNGNVEVNYFKNHVWDMIDWYPPGSWTGSYRNVNKATTEGAEVKINADITDWLNVYGTYTHLHTSKDLRARRPEISYTLGFNSVYQKIKFSAWAEHYSDREDSNGKTLPSFTTYNCYASYQLNDRVNFYLKGINLTDKDYELAYGYNTMGRAFFAGVNLNFR is encoded by the coding sequence GTGAGAAAAAGACTACTTGTTCTTTCTTTGTTGCTGATTTCTGGAGCTTCTGCTGAAGAAATACCGGAAGTACAGGTAACAGCTACAAGAGTAGAAGTTCCTGTTGAGCACGTTGGTGATGACGTTGACATCATTACTCAGGAAGAAATTAAAAAGTATGGATTTACAAGTATTGCCGATGTTTTAAAGTATGTTGCAGGGGTGCATATTAGCTCAAATGGTGGTTTTGGACAGACGACAAGTGTTTATATGCTTGGGCTCCCGACAAAGTACATCTTAGTTATGATTGATGGCGTACCGGTAAATGATCCAAGTAGTATAGATTCTCAAGCTAATTTTGTTTACATAGACTTAAATAATGTGGAGAGAATAGAAGTTCTTAAAGGAGCTCAAGGAGCTCTCTATGGTTCTGAGGCAATTGCTGGGGTAATCAACATTATTACTAAAAAACCAGATAAAAATGAACTTAAGCTTAATTTTGAAGGTGGTAAGTACAAAACATTTAAAGAAAACCTTTATTCAGCACTTAAGCTAAAAGATGGATATTTGTCTTTATCTTTTGAAAACTTTAAAACTAATGGATTTAGCGCTACTAACGATAAATCACCAAATTATGAATCAGATAGCGATAAGTATAGCTATAGAAGTGGTTGGATAAGTTATGGTTGGAATTTAACAGATACAGTTAAGATAACTGGAAACTTTAAGCTCAAAGAAGGAACTGTAGAGTATGATAGTAGCTGGACTCCAGATGCCTATACAACTTATAACAATTATTTTGCTGGAGTTAAAATTGATAAGATCTTTTCTGATAACTTTATGATTACAACTAAGCTATCAAATAATAAAGAAGTTAGAAATTATGGAAGAGATATTATCGGAATTACACGCTATGTTTCAATTCAGCCCATTTATTATTTGTTAGATAACCTATTTTTGACAGGTGGGATTAACTACAAACAAGAGATAACAAATACTTCAGGAGCTCCTAACCTTCACACAAAATCAGCATTTTTTGAAATTCATACAGATTATTTAGGAGTGCATAATACCTTTGCTATTAGAAGGGATTTCCATAGTCAGTTTGGAGCTAAAACTACTTATAAGGTATCTTCAGCTTACGACTTTAAAGAAACAGGAACAACTTTAAAGGGCCAATATGGAACAGGTTTTAAAGCTCCTAACATTAGCCAACTTTATGGATATGGAGGAAATCCAGATCTTAGACCAGAAATAAGTGAAGGTTGGATATTAGGAATAAAGCAAGGTATAAACTTTCAAAAACTTAATGGAAATGTTGAAGTTAACTACTTTAAAAATCACGTTTGGGATATGATTGACTGGTATCCTCCAGGTTCTTGGACTGGTAGTTATAGGAATGTTAATAAAGCAACTACAGAAGGTGCTGAAGTTAAAATTAATGCTGATATTACAGATTGGTTAAATGTTTACGGAACATATACCCATCTCCATACTTCCAAAGATTTAAGGGCTAGAAGACCTGAAATTAGCTATACATTAGGTTTCAATTCTGTCTATCAAAAAATTAAGTTTTCAGCTTGGGCTGAACACTATAGCGATAGAGAGGACTCTAATGGAAAGACTCTTCCTTCTTTTACCACCTACAACTGCTACGCTTCTTACCAGCTTAACGACAGGGTTAACTTCTACCTTAAAGGGATTAATCTGACAGATAAAGATTACGAGCTCGCCTACGGCTACAACACAATGGGAAGAGCATTCTTTGCTGGCGTTAATTTGAATTTTAGATAA
- a CDS encoding homoserine dehydrogenase: protein MESLKVGIIGCGTVGSGVVKLLTGNKKVISERIGKDIEIAFVADRDVEKVKRLGIPEEKIVDDGFKALNIECDVVVELIGGTTIAKDIVSLAIEKGKHVVTANKALLADYGEELFKKAKKKGVSLKFEASVGGGIPVIKALREGLVGNRIKRIYGIINGTANYILTEMTEKGITFDEALRKAQELGYAEADPTLDVEGYDAAHKIAILSTLSFCRWVKTENVYVRGIKDITPVDIELAREFGYKVKLLAISKLVDEELEVRVHPTMIPEDHILSNVNGVFNACLIEGDFVGDTLYYGKGAGEKPTASAVVSDIVDIAIGNKYFVPECLFKEGDKPKIKAPEEFISSFYLRFTAVDKPGVLAKISKILADYGISIKMALQKSININGGVPVVMTTHPACKSNVQKAIEEIDKLDVILKPTFVCMIEEL from the coding sequence ATGGAGAGCTTAAAGGTTGGAATTATCGGTTGTGGAACCGTTGGAAGTGGTGTTGTAAAACTTTTAACGGGAAACAAAAAAGTCATAAGTGAGCGAATAGGTAAGGATATAGAAATAGCTTTTGTTGCAGATAGAGATGTTGAAAAAGTAAAAAGGCTTGGAATCCCTGAGGAGAAAATAGTTGATGATGGATTTAAAGCTCTCAATATTGAGTGTGATGTTGTTGTTGAGCTAATTGGAGGAACAACAATAGCAAAGGACATTGTTTCTCTTGCAATAGAAAAAGGAAAACACGTTGTAACCGCGAATAAAGCTTTACTTGCAGATTATGGAGAAGAATTATTTAAAAAAGCAAAGAAAAAGGGAGTTTCTCTTAAATTTGAAGCAAGTGTTGGAGGAGGAATCCCTGTTATAAAAGCTCTAAGAGAGGGCTTAGTAGGAAATAGAATAAAAAGAATCTACGGAATTATAAATGGAACTGCCAACTACATCTTAACTGAAATGACGGAAAAAGGTATAACTTTTGATGAAGCTCTAAGGAAAGCACAGGAATTGGGATATGCTGAAGCAGACCCAACACTTGACGTAGAAGGGTACGACGCTGCTCACAAGATAGCAATCCTCAGTACACTCTCGTTCTGCAGATGGGTAAAGACTGAAAACGTTTATGTTAGAGGAATAAAAGACATTACACCCGTTGATATAGAGCTCGCCCGTGAATTTGGCTACAAAGTAAAGCTTCTTGCAATTTCAAAGCTCGTCGATGAAGAGTTAGAAGTTAGAGTCCATCCGACAATGATTCCAGAAGACCACATTCTCTCAAACGTTAACGGCGTTTTCAATGCCTGTCTGATAGAGGGAGACTTCGTTGGAGATACTCTCTACTACGGAAAAGGAGCAGGAGAAAAGCCAACTGCAAGCGCAGTTGTCAGTGATATTGTAGATATTGCAATTGGAAATAAATACTTTGTTCCAGAATGTCTCTTTAAAGAAGGTGATAAACCTAAGATAAAAGCTCCTGAAGAGTTTATCTCAAGTTTTTACCTAAGATTTACAGCAGTTGATAAACCAGGAGTTCTTGCAAAAATTTCTAAAATCCTTGCAGATTATGGAATAAGTATAAAGATGGCTCTTCAAAAGAGCATCAACATTAACGGTGGTGTTCCTGTTGTAATGACAACTCATCCAGCCTGTAAGAGCAATGTTCAAAAAGCAATTGAAGAGATAGACAAACTTGACGTTATTTTAAAACCAACATTTGTTTGCATGATAGAGGAGCTTTGA
- the alaC gene encoding alanine transaminase, protein MSKFQFARIDRLPPYVFAVVNDLKTKMRRAGEDIVDLGMGNPDLPTPQHIVDKLCEAAQNPKNHRYSQTKGLFKLREALALWYKRKYNVDLDPETEVITTIGSKEGLAHLALTLINPGDVAIVPSPAYPIHPYSIIIAGGDVRSVPLIPGEEEGFFESIVKAYKESWPRPKLLILNFPHNPTTACVDLPFFEKIVDFAKDNNLIVIQDIAYAEISFDGYVPPSILQVKGAKDVAVEFYSLSKSYSMAGWRVGFAAGNKEIIHALYRMKSYLDYGMFQPIQIAAIIALKGDQSCVEEYRKVYGRRRNVLVEGLNRIGWKVEKPKATMFVWAEIPEKFQSMGSLEFAKMLLLDGKVAVSPGIGFGEYGDKYVRFALVENELRIKQAIRGIKRAFEKYGLRNINV, encoded by the coding sequence ATGTCAAAGTTTCAGTTTGCAAGGATAGATAGGCTTCCTCCTTACGTTTTTGCAGTTGTAAACGACCTAAAAACTAAAATGAGACGTGCAGGAGAGGATATTGTTGATCTTGGAATGGGAAATCCAGACCTGCCAACTCCTCAACACATAGTTGATAAACTCTGTGAAGCTGCTCAAAATCCCAAAAATCATCGCTATTCTCAAACTAAAGGGCTGTTTAAGCTAAGAGAAGCCTTAGCTTTATGGTATAAGAGAAAGTACAACGTCGACCTTGACCCGGAAACAGAGGTTATAACAACAATCGGTTCTAAAGAAGGACTTGCTCATCTTGCCCTTACCCTCATAAATCCTGGAGACGTTGCTATTGTTCCAAGTCCTGCATATCCAATTCATCCTTACTCAATAATCATCGCAGGAGGAGACGTTAGGTCAGTTCCACTAATTCCTGGAGAAGAAGAAGGATTCTTCGAATCAATAGTGAAGGCCTATAAAGAGAGCTGGCCAAGACCAAAACTTTTGATTCTAAACTTTCCACATAATCCAACAACTGCATGTGTTGATCTTCCTTTCTTTGAAAAAATTGTAGATTTTGCAAAGGATAATAACCTCATAGTTATTCAAGATATTGCTTATGCAGAAATATCTTTTGATGGATACGTACCTCCCAGTATTCTTCAGGTAAAAGGAGCAAAAGACGTTGCTGTTGAGTTTTACTCACTCTCAAAAAGTTACTCAATGGCCGGCTGGAGAGTAGGTTTTGCAGCTGGAAACAAAGAAATAATACACGCTCTTTATAGAATGAAAAGCTATCTTGACTATGGAATGTTTCAACCAATACAAATAGCTGCAATTATTGCTTTAAAAGGTGATCAATCCTGTGTTGAAGAGTACAGGAAGGTCTATGGAAGAAGAAGAAATGTCCTTGTTGAAGGTTTAAACAGAATTGGATGGAAAGTAGAAAAACCTAAGGCTACTATGTTCGTTTGGGCTGAAATTCCAGAAAAGTTTCAGTCGATGGGATCTCTTGAATTTGCCAAAATGCTTCTTCTTGATGGTAAAGTTGCCGTCTCTCCAGGAATAGGATTTGGAGAGTATGGAGATAAGTACGTAAGATTTGCTCTTGTTGAAAATGAGCTCCGAATTAAGCAGGCAATTAGAGGAATAAAGAGAGCTTTTGAAAAATATGGACTAAGAAACATAAATGTTTAG
- a CDS encoding type II restriction endonuclease, whose translation MSCLNLYGNTEKFFDYFFRTLKDNINTWDYFVNWNKVRENLRKIEKELHLLDYLIGKKNLEDELKSLIREYPKVTRAIPYLIALRKNRIQLLTDIKSFQYRNFNFGKEEYSEGEIDKIVEFFVKCGLKEVFQTEIKNVADYVFGVEVGLDSNGRKNRTGKLMESIVEFFIRDITNELNADFISQANREKIKKKWNLEVKLDKADRRIDFAVLYQDTLFFIEVNFYSGGGSKLKSTAGEYIEISKFWKEQEIIFVWITDGKGWLSAKAPLIEYFEKSNYLLNLEMLKEGCLKEVILKETKN comes from the coding sequence ATGTCTTGCCTTAATCTCTATGGAAATACAGAAAAATTCTTTGATTATTTTTTCAGAACTCTAAAAGACAACATTAATACATGGGATTATTTTGTAAACTGGAATAAAGTTAGAGAAAATTTGAGAAAGATAGAAAAAGAACTTCATCTTTTAGATTACTTGATTGGAAAGAAAAACTTAGAAGATGAATTAAAATCTCTTATACGTGAGTATCCTAAGGTTACTCGAGCTATTCCTTATCTGATTGCTCTACGGAAAAATAGAATTCAACTTTTAACAGATATAAAAAGCTTTCAATACAGAAACTTCAACTTTGGAAAGGAAGAATACTCAGAAGGAGAAATAGACAAAATAGTTGAGTTTTTTGTCAAATGCGGATTGAAAGAAGTTTTTCAAACAGAAATAAAAAATGTTGCAGATTACGTCTTTGGAGTAGAAGTAGGTCTTGATAGTAACGGTAGAAAAAATAGAACAGGAAAATTGATGGAGAGTATTGTTGAATTCTTCATAAGGGACATTACAAACGAGCTGAATGCTGATTTTATCTCTCAAGCTAATAGAGAAAAAATAAAGAAAAAATGGAATTTAGAAGTTAAGCTGGATAAAGCTGATAGAAGAATTGATTTTGCTGTCCTTTACCAGGATACCCTATTTTTCATTGAAGTAAACTTTTATTCCGGAGGAGGTTCAAAGTTAAAATCCACTGCCGGTGAATACATAGAGATAAGTAAATTCTGGAAGGAACAAGAAATAATTTTTGTATGGATCACTGATGGAAAAGGCTGGCTCTCAGCAAAAGCTCCTCTAATAGAGTACTTTGAGAAATCAAATTACCTTTTGAACCTTGAAATGTTGAAAGAAGGATGTCTAAAAGAAGTAATTCTAAAAGAAACGAAAAATTAA
- a CDS encoding ABC transporter ATP-binding protein translates to MLEVKNLSYRNILYDISFKVKRGSVVGLIGKNGSGKTTLLRCIGGFLKSSGLITLDGEDLNNFSTRKRVLKVNYFPQILEISFPYTVFEFLLSSLVPLKGFFPSLADEDIKKVESYLKKLNIYHLKDRLFSTLSGGERIKVLITRLLLIDPDVYLFDEPAAFLDVKVLPFLAEIIEKLKKAEKIVIITAHDLNFLVDIADQFLGLKNGRLFFTGGRKEFLENVEHLFDTKLKVLKLKEEVFIKSNLRR, encoded by the coding sequence TTGTTAGAAGTTAAAAATCTCTCTTATCGAAATATACTTTATGATATTTCCTTCAAAGTAAAAAGAGGTTCAGTAGTAGGTCTTATAGGTAAAAACGGTTCGGGAAAAACAACTCTTCTTAGGTGTATCGGAGGGTTCTTAAAGTCTTCCGGCCTGATAACTCTTGATGGAGAAGACTTAAATAATTTTTCAACAAGAAAAAGAGTTTTAAAAGTCAACTATTTCCCACAAATATTGGAAATTTCCTTTCCTTATACAGTTTTTGAATTTCTACTATCTTCACTCGTTCCGTTAAAGGGATTTTTTCCTTCTTTGGCTGATGAAGATATTAAAAAGGTTGAATCTTATCTAAAGAAATTGAATATATACCATTTGAAAGATCGACTTTTTTCTACTCTTAGTGGTGGAGAAAGAATAAAGGTTCTCATAACAAGGCTTCTTCTTATTGACCCTGACGTTTATCTTTTTGACGAACCAGCAGCTTTTTTAGATGTTAAAGTTCTTCCATTCCTTGCTGAAATAATAGAAAAATTAAAAAAAGCAGAAAAAATAGTAATTATTACAGCGCATGATCTTAATTTTCTTGTTGATATTGCAGATCAATTTTTAGGATTAAAAAATGGAAGGCTTTTCTTTACTGGTGGAAGAAAGGAATTTCTTGAGAACGTAGAACATCTTTTTGATACTAAGCTCAAAGTTTTAAAGTTAAAAGAAGAAGTTTTCATAAAATCAAATCTTAGGAGGTAG
- the pyrF gene encoding orotidine-5'-phosphate decarboxylase — translation MIIVALDFDSKEKALSLVDRIKGKISHFKVGLELFSRCGIEVVKEISYKNCKVFLDLKYHDIPNTVKSAAKVAVEAGVWMYNIHALGGFEFMKSVAEFNKEYAQKIGVERPLLIAVTILTSMGNEDLKQIGINTDVETEVLKLAELAKKAGLDGIVCSAMEVKKIKENLGEDFLTVTPGIRPAWASKDDQKRIVTPADAVKLGTDYMVIGRPITRAEDPKEAAEKILEEINS, via the coding sequence ATGATAATAGTAGCACTTGATTTTGACTCTAAGGAAAAAGCACTTTCATTGGTTGACAGGATAAAAGGGAAGATAAGCCACTTTAAAGTGGGATTGGAGCTCTTTTCAAGGTGCGGAATAGAAGTAGTAAAGGAAATTTCATATAAAAACTGTAAAGTTTTCCTCGATCTTAAATACCACGACATACCAAATACTGTGAAATCTGCTGCTAAAGTAGCAGTTGAAGCCGGTGTCTGGATGTACAACATCCACGCTCTTGGCGGTTTTGAGTTTATGAAATCGGTAGCTGAGTTCAACAAAGAATATGCTCAAAAAATTGGAGTTGAAAGACCACTCCTCATTGCTGTTACAATCCTCACAAGCATGGGAAATGAGGATTTGAAACAAATCGGAATTAATACAGATGTTGAAACAGAGGTCCTAAAACTTGCAGAGCTGGCAAAAAAGGCGGGACTCGACGGTATCGTCTGCTCAGCAATGGAAGTAAAGAAAATAAAAGAAAACCTTGGAGAAGACTTTTTGACCGTTACTCCTGGAATCAGACCGGCCTGGGCATCAAAGGATGACCAGAAGAGAATCGTAACACCAGCAGATGCTGTGAAACTGGGAACCGATTACATGGTTATTGGAAGACCAATAACAAGAGCGGAAGACCCAAAAGAGGCAGCAGAAAAAATACTGGAAGAGATAAATTCGTAA
- a CDS encoding helical backbone metal receptor, with product MRYFLAVLLALLLVLPAYSFNKVVSLSPAITEIIYYVGADSKLVGDTVFCDYPDDAKKKVKVGGIVNPNVEKIYSLHPDLVIASNLTPKATLKKLETLGIKVIVLRLISLKDIENAIEVIGNTLSNNGEVKKKEFIKSLEKKAKTLSTCLNGKNLIILISFQPIYVAGSKSFIGEIFSLSKAKVVPDISFGVVSNEFIVMNKPDLALLSFKGNKLKLAEKFLRKFSIKSIFVTPDNLLHPSPRILKSLEEVEENICRK from the coding sequence GTGAGATACTTTCTTGCTGTTTTATTAGCTTTACTTCTTGTTTTACCGGCTTATTCATTTAATAAGGTAGTTTCTCTTTCACCGGCAATAACTGAAATTATTTACTACGTTGGAGCTGATAGCAAACTTGTAGGTGATACTGTTTTTTGTGACTATCCTGATGACGCGAAAAAGAAGGTTAAAGTAGGTGGTATTGTAAATCCTAATGTAGAAAAGATTTACTCTCTACATCCTGATCTTGTAATAGCTTCAAATCTTACTCCTAAAGCAACTCTTAAAAAACTTGAAACATTAGGAATTAAAGTTATTGTTTTAAGACTTATTTCCTTAAAGGATATAGAAAATGCTATAGAAGTTATAGGTAATACTCTTTCTAATAATGGAGAAGTAAAGAAAAAGGAATTCATAAAATCTTTAGAAAAAAAAGCAAAGACTTTATCTACTTGCCTTAATGGGAAAAATTTAATCATTCTTATTTCCTTTCAACCTATTTATGTTGCTGGTAGTAAAAGTTTTATTGGAGAGATTTTTAGTTTAAGTAAGGCAAAAGTTGTTCCTGATATTTCTTTTGGAGTTGTGTCAAACGAATTTATCGTTATGAATAAGCCGGATTTAGCACTTTTGTCCTTTAAGGGAAATAAGCTTAAATTGGCAGAAAAATTTTTAAGAAAGTTTTCTATAAAGTCTATTTTTGTTACTCCTGATAATCTTTTACATCCAAGTCCCAGGATTTTAAAAAGCCTTGAGGAAGTGGAGGAAAATATTTGCAGAAAATAA
- a CDS encoding DNA-methyltransferase, translating into MLKAYYKRKGIRLYLDDALNVLDKIPDESVDMVFADPPYNLSNDGFTCHAGKRVSVNKGEWDRSQGFEKDFNFHYQWIEKCKRILKPNGTIWISGTYHSIYLCGFSLQKQGWHIINEICWYKPNASPNLSCRMFTASHETLLWAKKKKEAKHTFNYDLAKNGSWEEDLLKKPNKQMRSVWAIPTPKKWEKRYGKHPTQKPELLLKRIILLTTKPGDIVLDPFCGSGTTGVVAIRYGRRFVGIDFNEEYLKDLAIPRIEDELKAKQINRERFLKEEKEIEYDANNYFEGVFT; encoded by the coding sequence TTGTTAAAAGCTTATTACAAACGTAAAGGCATCAGATTGTACCTTGATGATGCTTTAAATGTCCTTGATAAGATACCTGACGAATCTGTTGATATGGTATTCGCCGATCCACCGTATAACCTTTCTAATGATGGTTTTACATGCCATGCAGGAAAAAGAGTAAGTGTAAATAAAGGCGAGTGGGATAGAAGCCAAGGTTTTGAGAAAGATTTTAATTTTCATTATCAATGGATAGAAAAGTGTAAAAGAATTTTAAAACCAAACGGAACTATATGGATTTCCGGAACTTATCATTCCATTTATCTTTGTGGATTTTCTCTCCAGAAACAAGGTTGGCACATAATAAATGAAATTTGCTGGTATAAGCCAAATGCTTCTCCCAACTTAAGTTGTAGGATGTTTACTGCAAGTCATGAAACTCTCTTATGGGCAAAGAAAAAGAAAGAAGCTAAACACACTTTTAATTATGATCTTGCCAAGAACGGAAGTTGGGAAGAAGATTTACTTAAGAAACCCAATAAACAAATGAGAAGTGTATGGGCAATACCTACTCCTAAAAAATGGGAAAAAAGATATGGAAAACATCCTACTCAAAAACCGGAACTTTTGTTAAAAAGGATCATCCTCTTGACAACTAAACCGGGCGATATAGTCCTCGATCCGTTTTGCGGTAGCGGAACAACCGGAGTAGTCGCTATTAGATATGGAAGGAGATTCGTTGGAATAGACTTTAATGAAGAATATCTTAAAGACCTTGCAATACCAAGAATAGAAGATGAGCTCAAAGCTAAGCAAATAAATCGTGAAAGATTTCTCAAAGAAGAAAAGGAAATAGAATACGACGCCAACAATTACTTTGAAGGGGTATTTACATAA
- a CDS encoding HpcH/HpaI aldolase/citrate lyase family protein → MVEELFQLGEKVLADELKVEELKRYPENLQERKFFEKPFRRSALIVSGDRVKHLRKVFGRDADIIIFNVEDGVSDKNKPFARLFLRKFLTNTSFDGSKEIVIRVNPLDSQYFWEDITKLLPAIPHAIRLSKVETAEDIVVLEGILKAFELSKGLEEGTIKLQLSIETGRAIENLGEILRASKRINAAYLGILDLFADLKLSQKLLKTSRFADYIREKFVLTCRAHNVSSIAPAYQDYEDLEGFRKEVEREKELGFDGKSCISVKQVGIANEVFSPSLEEIEEAKEIVKLYEEALREGKGGITYKGKFIDQPIYKDALNKLKYFSS, encoded by the coding sequence ATGGTGGAAGAGCTCTTTCAACTTGGTGAAAAGGTTTTAGCAGATGAACTGAAAGTTGAAGAATTGAAAAGATATCCTGAAAATCTTCAGGAAAGAAAATTTTTTGAAAAGCCTTTCAGAAGGTCTGCACTTATAGTTTCTGGAGATAGGGTTAAACACTTGAGAAAAGTTTTTGGTAGGGATGCCGATATTATTATTTTTAACGTTGAAGATGGAGTTTCAGATAAGAATAAGCCTTTTGCCAGATTATTTTTGAGGAAGTTTCTAACTAACACCTCTTTTGATGGTTCAAAAGAGATTGTTATAAGAGTTAATCCTCTTGATTCACAATATTTTTGGGAAGATATAACTAAGCTTCTTCCAGCTATTCCCCATGCCATTCGTCTGAGTAAGGTAGAAACAGCAGAAGACATCGTTGTACTTGAGGGAATTCTAAAAGCTTTTGAACTATCGAAAGGATTAGAGGAGGGAACTATAAAACTACAACTATCGATTGAAACCGGAAGAGCAATTGAGAATTTAGGAGAGATTTTAAGAGCTTCTAAGAGAATTAATGCTGCATATCTTGGAATACTTGACCTTTTTGCAGACCTAAAGCTTTCCCAGAAGCTTTTAAAAACATCAAGATTTGCAGACTACATTAGAGAAAAGTTTGTTCTTACCTGTAGAGCTCATAACGTTTCTTCAATTGCCCCAGCTTATCAGGATTACGAGGATCTGGAAGGTTTCAGGAAAGAGGTAGAAAGAGAGAAAGAACTTGGATTTGATGGAAAATCTTGTATTTCAGTTAAGCAGGTAGGGATAGCCAATGAAGTTTTCTCTCCTTCATTAGAAGAAATAGAAGAAGCTAAGGAAATTGTAAAACTTTATGAAGAAGCACTAAGAGAAGGAAAGGGAGGAATAACTTACAAAGGAAAGTTTATAGATCAGCCAATTTATAAAGACGCTCTTAATAAACTTAAGTATTTTTCGAGTTAA
- a CDS encoding FecCD family ABC transporter permease, translating to MQKIILLLIVISSFAFSLFWNLSAFDKTILIDIRLPELLLAFSVGGLLGMGGGIFQGVFRNPLADPYILGVSAGGALGATISAWQGINIEFGALLGGLLTVFLISIVSFFLMDNLKILLFGVGINAFLSAFILFLFAVIPFYSVQDAFFFTLGYIPSIEIETALRYLLLSLLALLVFLPVAFRLDALSLGDELSFFSGISPNKEKFFYIIVISCFVSLFVAKAGIIGFVGIVVPHAVRFLGFRLYKEVLPLSFILGGSILVFSQGLAKNIFSPVVLPVGVITSIIGVPAFLYIVWRYSVVRS from the coding sequence TTGCAGAAAATAATATTACTGTTAATTGTGATATCTTCTTTTGCTTTTTCTTTATTTTGGAACCTTTCGGCGTTTGACAAAACTATTTTAATCGACATTAGACTTCCAGAGCTCTTATTAGCTTTTTCTGTTGGAGGACTCCTTGGAATGGGAGGGGGTATTTTCCAAGGAGTCTTTCGAAACCCTCTGGCAGATCCTTACATTTTAGGAGTTTCTGCCGGAGGGGCTTTAGGAGCAACGATAAGTGCATGGCAGGGAATAAATATAGAATTTGGAGCTCTACTTGGAGGACTTTTAACTGTTTTTCTCATTTCTATAGTTAGCTTTTTTCTCATGGATAACCTTAAGATTCTCCTTTTTGGAGTAGGAATTAATGCTTTTCTTTCTGCTTTTATACTATTTCTCTTTGCAGTAATTCCTTTTTATTCTGTCCAAGATGCTTTCTTTTTTACTCTTGGTTACATTCCCTCTATAGAAATAGAAACTGCTCTTAGATATTTACTTCTCTCTTTACTTGCTCTTTTAGTTTTTTTGCCAGTAGCTTTTAGACTTGATGCTTTAAGCCTTGGAGATGAGCTTTCATTTTTTTCAGGAATTTCACCAAATAAAGAAAAGTTTTTCTACATCATTGTTATTTCCTGTTTTGTTTCTCTTTTTGTTGCAAAAGCTGGAATAATTGGTTTTGTAGGAATTGTTGTTCCCCATGCTGTTAGATTCTTAGGATTTAGGCTTTACAAGGAAGTTTTACCTCTGTCTTTCATCCTTGGAGGTAGTATTCTTGTTTTTTCTCAAGGGTTGGCTAAAAATATCTTCTCTCCAGTTGTCCTGCCTGTAGGCGTTATAACTTCTATCATAGGAGTTCCTGCATTTCTTTACATCGTCTGGAGGTACTCTGTTGTTAGAAGTTAA